A section of the Thauera chlorobenzoica genome encodes:
- a CDS encoding SulP family inorganic anion transporter, translating into MKSLRQDWLSNVRNDLLAGLVVALALIPEAIAFSIIAGVDPKVGLYASFCIAVVIAFTGGRPGMISAATGAMALLMVTLVKDHGLQYLLAATVLTGVLQILAGVLRLGVLMRFVSRSVVTGFVNALAILIFIAQLPELTNVGWHVYAMTAAGLGIIYLFPYVTRAIPSPLVTIVVLTAVAIVLDLDIRRVGDMGQLPDSLPVFLLPDVPLNFETLAIIFPYSLTLMVVGLLESLMTATIVDDLTDTPSNKNRECVGQGVANIASGFVGGMAGCAMIGQSVINVKSGGRGRLSTLSAGLFLLALLMLVGDWVAQIPMAALVAVMIMVSIGTFDWNSIRKLREHPPSSSIVMLATVAVTVLTHDLAQGVLVGVLASGFFFAHKVGRILHIRSASEEEGRTRRYTVAGQVFFASADRFVASFDFKEVIEKVVIDVSRAHFWDITAVSALDKVVVKFRREGTEVEVVGLNEASATMVDKFGVHDKDGAEDLLTGH; encoded by the coding sequence ATGAAATCCCTCCGACAGGACTGGCTCTCCAACGTCCGCAACGATCTGCTTGCCGGCCTCGTCGTCGCGCTGGCGCTGATTCCCGAGGCGATCGCCTTCTCGATCATCGCCGGCGTCGACCCCAAGGTCGGCCTCTACGCCTCTTTCTGCATCGCGGTGGTGATCGCCTTCACCGGTGGCCGCCCCGGCATGATCTCCGCCGCCACCGGCGCGATGGCGCTCTTGATGGTCACCCTGGTCAAGGATCATGGCCTGCAATACCTCCTCGCAGCGACAGTGCTCACCGGCGTGCTGCAGATCCTCGCCGGCGTCCTGCGCCTCGGCGTGCTGATGCGCTTCGTGTCGCGCTCGGTGGTCACCGGCTTCGTCAATGCGCTCGCGATCCTGATCTTCATCGCGCAACTGCCGGAGCTGACCAACGTCGGCTGGCACGTCTATGCGATGACCGCCGCCGGCCTCGGGATCATCTATCTGTTCCCGTATGTCACCCGCGCGATCCCCTCGCCGCTGGTCACCATCGTGGTGCTGACCGCGGTGGCGATCGTGCTCGATCTCGACATCCGCCGCGTTGGTGACATGGGCCAGCTGCCCGACAGCCTGCCGGTGTTCCTGCTCCCCGACGTGCCGCTGAATTTCGAGACGCTGGCGATCATCTTCCCGTACTCGCTGACGCTGATGGTGGTGGGCCTGCTCGAATCGCTGATGACCGCGACCATCGTCGACGACCTCACCGACACGCCCAGCAACAAGAACCGCGAATGCGTCGGCCAGGGCGTGGCCAACATCGCCAGCGGCTTCGTCGGCGGCATGGCGGGCTGCGCGATGATCGGCCAGTCGGTGATCAACGTGAAATCGGGGGGGCGTGGGCGGTTGTCGACGCTGTCGGCGGGCCTGTTCCTGCTCGCGCTGCTGATGCTGGTCGGCGACTGGGTGGCGCAGATCCCGATGGCGGCGCTGGTCGCGGTGATGATCATGGTGTCGATCGGCACCTTCGACTGGAACTCGATCCGCAAGCTGCGCGAGCACCCGCCGAGCTCCAGCATCGTCATGCTCGCCACCGTGGCGGTGACCGTCCTCACTCATGACCTGGCGCAGGGGGTGCTGGTCGGCGTGCTCGCCTCGGGCTTCTTCTTCGCCCACAAGGTCGGCCGCATCCTGCACATCCGCTCGGCGTCCGAAGAAGAAGGCCGCACCCGGCGCTACACCGTCGCTGGCCAGGTGTTCTTCGCCTCGGCCGACCGCTTCGTCGCGTCCTTCGATTTCAAGGAAGTGATCGAGAAGGTCGTCATCGACGTCTCGCGCGCCCACTTCTGGGATATCACCGCGGTCAGCGCACTGGACAAGGTGGTGGTGAAATTCCGCCGCGAGGGCACCGAGGTGGAAGTCGTGGGCCTCAACGAAGCCAGCGCGACGATGGTCGACAAGTTCGGCGTGCACGACAAGGACGGCGCCGAAGACCTGCTGACGGGCCACTGA
- a CDS encoding universal stress protein: protein MNKQDQKVLACVDQSHFADTVADYAAWAARRMEAPLEFLHVIDRHPEQGSGEDHSGAIGFNAQEHLLNDLSDKDAALARRQREQGRVFLNRLRERALAAGAPSADMRQRHGALDDTLAEQEDGVRLFVFGRRGASAEATQRDLGRNVERVVRAVHKPILTVTEGFKEPERVMLAYDGTAVTRKGVDMIASSPLFKGLPVHILMSGKESADGPKQLALARDTLTAAGFEVVADILPGDPEAVIAREVKARSIDMLLMGAYAHSPLRALVFGSRTTDLLRAATIPTLLMR, encoded by the coding sequence ATGAACAAGCAAGACCAGAAAGTGCTGGCCTGCGTCGACCAGTCCCATTTCGCCGACACCGTCGCCGACTACGCGGCGTGGGCCGCGCGGCGCATGGAGGCGCCGCTCGAATTCCTGCATGTCATCGACCGCCACCCCGAGCAGGGCTCGGGCGAAGACCACAGCGGCGCGATCGGCTTCAACGCCCAGGAACACCTGCTGAACGATCTCAGCGACAAGGACGCCGCGCTCGCACGCCGCCAGCGCGAGCAGGGCCGCGTCTTCCTCAACCGTCTGCGCGAACGCGCGCTCGCCGCCGGCGCCCCGTCGGCCGACATGCGCCAGCGCCACGGTGCGCTCGACGACACCCTGGCCGAGCAGGAAGACGGCGTGCGCCTGTTCGTGTTCGGCCGCCGCGGCGCATCGGCCGAAGCCACCCAGCGCGACCTCGGCCGCAACGTGGAGCGGGTGGTGCGTGCGGTGCACAAGCCCATCCTCACCGTGACCGAGGGCTTCAAGGAACCCGAGCGCGTGATGCTCGCCTACGACGGCACCGCGGTCACGCGCAAGGGTGTCGACATGATCGCCAGCAGCCCGTTGTTCAAGGGTCTTCCGGTTCACATCCTGATGTCGGGCAAGGAAAGCGCGGACGGACCGAAGCAGCTTGCCTTGGCAAGGGACACGCTTACCGCCGCGGGCTTCGAAGTGGTGGCCGACATCCTCCCCGGCGACCCCGAGGCGGTGATCGCGCGCGAGGTCAAGGCGCGCAGCATCGACATGCTGCTGATGGGCGCCTATGCCCATTCGCCGCTGCGCGCGCTGGTCTTCGGCAGCAGGACCACCGACCTGCTGCGTGCCGCGACCATCCCGACCCTGCTCATGCGCTGA
- a CDS encoding tryptophan--tRNA ligase → MTVQRVLTGITTSGTPHLGNYAGAIRPAVAASRHPGVESFYFLADYHALIKTADPARVQRSTLEIAATWLAAGLDTERVWFYRQSDIPEIPELTWLLTCVAGKGLLNRAHAYKAAVDKNAADGLDPDAGVSMGLFMYPVLMAADILMFKANSVPVGRDQIQHLEMARDIAGSFNHLYGEHFALPEAAIDASVATLPGLDGRKMSKSYDNTIPLFAPPAELKKLIFSIVTDSKAPGEPKDADGSALFQLYQAFSSAEEARAMRTAFDDGIAWGEAKQALFERIEGAVAPMRDQYQALIAEPARIERQLREGAEKARVLAAPFLAELRHAVGLRSLATAPAAAGAAKPKPAALPQFKQYREADGRFHFKLVDGDGRLLLQGAGFASPREAGQCVAALRQGGRFEVHEGMLRVDGAAVAALAGGVSEAELRAALAAFDA, encoded by the coding sequence ATGACTGTCCAGCGCGTCCTCACCGGGATCACCACCTCGGGCACGCCCCACCTCGGCAACTACGCCGGCGCGATCCGCCCGGCGGTCGCCGCCAGCCGCCACCCCGGGGTCGAGAGCTTCTACTTCCTCGCCGACTACCACGCGCTGATCAAGACCGCCGATCCGGCGCGGGTGCAGCGCTCGACGCTGGAGATCGCCGCCACCTGGCTCGCCGCCGGGCTCGATACCGAGCGGGTGTGGTTCTACCGCCAGTCCGACATCCCCGAGATTCCCGAGCTGACCTGGCTGCTCACCTGCGTCGCCGGCAAGGGCCTGCTCAACCGCGCCCACGCCTACAAGGCGGCGGTGGACAAGAACGCCGCCGACGGCCTCGACCCCGATGCCGGGGTCAGCATGGGGCTGTTCATGTACCCGGTGCTGATGGCCGCCGACATCCTGATGTTCAAGGCCAACTCGGTGCCGGTCGGGCGCGACCAGATCCAGCACCTCGAGATGGCGCGCGACATCGCCGGCAGCTTCAACCACCTCTACGGCGAGCACTTCGCCCTGCCGGAAGCGGCGATCGACGCCTCGGTGGCGACCCTGCCCGGGCTCGACGGCCGCAAGATGAGCAAGAGCTACGACAACACCATCCCGCTGTTCGCGCCGCCGGCCGAGCTGAAGAAGCTGATCTTCTCCATCGTCACCGACTCGAAGGCACCGGGCGAGCCCAAGGACGCCGACGGCTCGGCGCTGTTCCAGCTCTACCAGGCCTTCTCCAGCGCCGAAGAAGCGCGCGCGATGCGCACCGCCTTCGATGACGGCATCGCCTGGGGCGAAGCCAAGCAGGCGCTGTTCGAGCGTATCGAGGGCGCGGTGGCGCCGATGCGCGACCAATACCAGGCGCTGATCGCCGAGCCCGCGCGGATCGAGCGCCAGCTGCGCGAAGGCGCGGAGAAGGCGCGCGTGCTCGCCGCCCCCTTCCTCGCCGAGCTGCGCCACGCCGTCGGCCTGCGCAGCCTCGCCACCGCGCCCGCCGCGGCGGGCGCGGCGAAGCCGAAACCCGCCGCCCTGCCGCAGTTCAAGCAGTACCGCGAAGCCGACGGCCGCTTCCATTTCAAGCTCGTCGATGGCGACGGCCGCCTGCTGCTGCAGGGCGCCGGCTTCGCCTCGCCGCGCGAGGCCGGGCAGTGCGTGGCGGCGCTCAGGCAGGGTGGGCGCTTTGAGGTGCACGAGGGGATGCTGCGCGTCGACGGCGCGGCGGTGGCAGCGCTGGCCGGGGGCGTCAGTGAGGCCGAACTGCGTGCGGCGCTGGCCGCTTTCGACGCCTAA